GGGTGCAGTTTTATGTCGTTTTCCTTGAACGGTAATACAGTTGCTGAAGAATTGTCATTTTATAACGTATGAAGGACCGTTTCCTTGATTCTTGGAACAGCACCGCAAAAGCAGAAATACATAATCATGGCAGTCCTAATCTAAACTCACCATCAATCATTTTAGAAGGCATACGTATTTGTTGTAGCCCCTCCTCCACAGTTTCAATGCCCAACGTTTTATCCACAAGTATTTCTTGCATGACaggatttttatatcaatgagAATCTGATCGTTGCAAAACCTGGAGAAGCCATAGAGGTAGAATGCTAAAACAGCTATTAACCAGTTGTAGAGTTTCCAATTACGATCTGCCAGATAGTCAAGGAAAGACGAACAAAATATCATTCAggacaattaaaaaacacacttTGGCATGAAACATGAAAGACAAATGACTTAATCTTGTTCTTGTTTCTGCTATAACTACAAATACCTTGTACATAATGTACATAGGaggaacaaaaataaagtttgttcaggggaaaaaaatcttcaaagcTCATTCAGAACACATCATTTCCACAGTTCTTCCATTGGGATCCCACGTTCACGAGCAACTTCACTGAACTGCCTCATTTTTTGCACTGCAACAACTGTGGCTCTGGCATTATTGAGGGCGTTCTTACTTCGAAGTTGTTTTCCCAATGCATTCTCAACACCTGCCATTTCAAGAACAATTCTCACAGCACCTCCAGCAATCACTCCAGTACCAGGTGAAGCAGGTCTGAGCATCACCTTCGCTGCCCCAAAATCTCCCTCAGATCTGCCATTCAGTTGTTAAAAATGCTTTGTTACTGAATAAgctaatatttgaaattgtttgaTCCATTAAATCAAAACCCAAATGAGTAAAATGCAAGACATGCTCCAGTGAGCAGGGTAAAACAGGAGTATTCTTGTGAATTATGCATCCATCATGTTCCAATATCTTTATCATTCTCAAATAGGCACCAAAAAGGCTCTGGACATGCTCCAGTCTCATagtaaatgaaaatttattttcttagcaATCATACCCTATAACCAAGTGCATAAATGTCAGCAACTTCTTCTACTGGTGTAAATCATGTATCTTGTAAAGTTCAAAGTGACAGTTGCAGCTCTCAACACACATgcccacaaaaacaaaagttcatTGTAGAAGAGAAAATAGAAAGCAATGCAGATGCATATCCAACCTATCTTCAGAGTTATAACTTGAAATATATGAGCCAATTGACTTGAGATGATATACCACATTCTTTTTCACCTCCTAGGCAAATACATCCTATTTCATAGGCGTATAACTTGAAACTATAGAGCCAATCGACTCCAGAAATTAGATTCACGTTTCACCTCCTAGGCAACAGGGTTCTACAGCAAGATTCTGTTCAGAATACTCCCATAAACTGCagttttatttaagaataacAAGAAGACTTAACTGAATAGCTTCTATCTCAAATTTTGCAAACTAACCATCTCCAAAACACCCTAAAATAGCTTCATATTCTCAACGAAACCAAACAACTTTCCTATACAAAAATTTAGATTTCGCAATCAATCAGACCCTAAAATCCTTAGCACCTACATATCCAAAACTCACTTAAAAccaaatattcaagaaaaatttaccGTGAAGCATAGCCATCACACTTAAACAAAAATGCGAACAGAACCAAATGCAACCATCACCATATTAGCCCAGATTACAAAATCGACATTCACACTAATCAATAGAACCACATAAAAATACCAATttcgacaaaaaaaattaaaactttcaaGAAAAGAGACTTACCTATGAGGAAAAGTCAAGTACTTTGTCATAGGCACAGTAATGATATTTCTTCTAGCATTAAGAGCTGATTTCTGGACAGCAACAATAACTTCCTTAGCTTTTCCAACTCCAACCCCAACTCGACCTTGTTTATCTCCAACAATAACAACAGCTCTAAAATGCAACTGTTTCCCTCCTTTAACAACCTTAGTTACTCTCCGAACTTGAACAACTCTCTCGTCAAACCCATCTTTAATTTTCTCCTTCTTTACTCTTGAGCCCCACCCACTAGTTTTTTTAACCTTAGAATCCATTACATAAATATCCTTGCCTAAAACACTAACTCCACTATATGCA
The DNA window shown above is from Populus trichocarpa isolate Nisqually-1 chromosome 4, P.trichocarpa_v4.1, whole genome shotgun sequence and carries:
- the LOC7456788 gene encoding 30S ribosomal protein S5, chloroplastic; amino-acid sequence: MAITTVTLSSLSLHSTTTPRLSFIKPTSKLHPLSLSISPKSSFLSPLSYHPKIITIITKANSSDIDTSFFDNLNPEEEFVYDPPTPPEDYIPPPSFDEGPIETEEEIAAAYEELYGPAYSGVSVLGKDIYVMDSKVKKTSGWGSRVKKEKIKDGFDERVVQVRRVTKVVKGGKQLHFRAVVIVGDKQGRVGVGVGKAKEVIVAVQKSALNARRNIITVPMTKYLTFPHRSEGDFGAAKVMLRPASPGTGVIAGGAVRIVLEMAGVENALGKQLRSKNALNNARATVVAVQKMRQFSEVARERGIPMEELWK